One stretch of Candida orthopsilosis Co 90-125, chromosome 3 draft sequence DNA includes these proteins:
- a CDS encoding Fgr29 protein (protein lacking an homolog in S.): protein MSRYRELSYNHVPPLPASSSSSLPVGANSTAKEQSQQRRLVNFKSYYFQIQNLINSNVSLSLKFEQLKTPEILSTLIKPIIVEIISITDRSQSLTHPTQVHDPKSKLKISTFTIYILLLLRYEYLIQSENNLICFDLLITKANVCELLAIRMLREYRSWQRIQMLFTKPPLGLINANNNSMSSMGMMDVNTLELSILSKSKRFLSQPIVIHILKRFYNGDLVYGGSCSYYHSVEFRDYEKSALLGTNSGTRKQGSSRYNIFTGDSNKSSSGIEYYDDNDDGDMDIDETVFDDSVDKFSVARIFNRAQLVPKYQHVLINLKLVNFAIVYFIMILKPASHSVLVELYFWLLALSFNCEVVTKLVRIDHRFLNLVIWNHIDLLFIFIIDLCFIFKFVLRSPQYYHDVFSLIGIILFPRILSVFNNYRFFNLILLSFHKMIFNLIGLVLFFFTLISGFYFSFITLSHTQTRQDVLFNMLKIFFGFTPSVWNYWDDFNTLGKIMQMSYLFLIQFIVGTILAICLSGVFTKTRENIEHEFNYFKSNNLILYFKMGQLNQRGGMVNMYCRLFKMPLVGIVLIYEAITHVLLKRRKTATNDNVDLKNFVFINNGQDQFGDQLSIGYPDISQEAVAIKVNKRQAMKNHQSISTLGGHLRTASTDSFFIDQLLNRKYGTASSAMDNKPDRIQTQTQAQAHAQVPSVNRVFSRKAQNQRRQSPSMQQQQQHQQQLQIPIKLQKSFNVPRRGSVFSQVPQQMKQQPHSYAPQPFFSSPPATATLQTPIHTQDILTRISNLESLLAKRMVSSSVDDSKSVMMYRINEIEARQGNRLGDTPRQRRGYGSDIDDDDDDDDELSINSESEADDQRNRGPGGNDDDDDDDDDGNDDDLDSEELNRTIPLKFNTLSDTEIDQYDSDETF, encoded by the coding sequence ATGTCGAGGTATCGTGAACTTAGTTATAATCATGTACCTCCTTTACCggcatcatcatcttcatcactaCCCGTGGGGGCTAATTCCACCGCAAAAGAGCAATCTCAACAACGAAGGCTCGTCAATTTTAAATCGTActatttccaaattcaaaacctAATTAATTCCAATGTGCTGTtaagtttgaaatttgagcaattgaaaacacCAGAAATCTTATCTACTTTGATTAAGCCAATCATTGTGGAGATCATATCAATTACAGACAGGAGTCAATCTCTTACCCATCCAACACAAGTTCATGACCCCAAATCAAAACTCAAAATATCTACATTTACCATCTATATTTTACTACTACTTCGATACGAATACTTGATCCAGCTGGAGAATAacttgatttgttttgatttattgatcACTAAAGCCAATGTTTGTGAATTGTTAGCTATACGGATGTTGCGTGAATATCGATCATGGCAAAGAATACAAATGTTGTTTACCAAGCCCCCATTGGGGTTGATTAATGCTAACAATAACAGTATGTCATCTATGGGAATGATGGACGTTAATACTTTGGAATTGAGTATTTTGTCGAAACTGAAACGGTTTTTATCACAGCCTATTGTTATACATATTTTGAAACGGTTCTATAATGGTGATTTGGTCTATGGTGGATCTTGTTCTTATTATCATAGTGTTGAATTTCGTGATTATGAAAAAAGTGCATTGTTGGGGACAAATTCAGGTACAAGAAAGCAAGGTTCATCAAGGTACAATATATTTACTGGGGATAGTAACAAGAGCAGTAGTGGTATCGAGTATTATGATGACAATGACGACGGAGATatggatattgatgaaactgTATTTGACGATTCAGTCGATAAGTTTTCCGTTGCACGAATTTTCAACAGAGCTCAACTTGTACCCAAATATCAACATGTTCTAATCAACTTGAAGCTAGTCAATTTTGCCATTGTTTATTTCATTATGATTTTAAAACCAGCACTGCATTCAGTACTAGTTGAATTATACTTTTGGCTCCTTGCGTtaagtttcaattgtgaaGTTGTTACAAAATTGGTTAGAATTGACCATCGATTTTTAAATCTTGTTATATGGAATCATATTGACCTACtattcattttcattattgatttatgttttattttcaagtttGTTTTGCGATCTCCACAATATTACCATGATGTGTTCAGTTTAATTGGCATCATATTATTCCCACGAATATTATCcgttttcaacaattatcgattcttcaatttgattttattaTCATTCCACAAAATGatttttaatttgattGGTCTTGTGTTGTTCTTTTTCACATTGATTAGCGGGTTTTATTTCAGTTTTATAACACTTTCGCATACTCAAACTAGACAAGAtgttttgttcaacatgttgaagattttcTTTGGGTTCACGCCATCAGTGTGGAATTATTGGGATGATTTTAATACATTGGGGAAAATTATGCAAATGAgttatttatttttgattcaatttattgtgGGGACGATTTTGGCCATTTGTCTTAGTGGTGTATTCACAAAGACGAGGGAAAACATCGAACATGAATTTAACTACTTTAAACTGAACAATTTAATATTGTATTTTAAGATGGgccaattgaatcaacgCGGTGGGATGGTGAATATGTATTGTCGATTGTTTAAGATGCCATTAGTGGGGATAGTTTTGATATATGAAGCGATTACACATgtacttttgaaaaggagaaaaacTGCCACGAATGAtaatgttgatttgaaaaattttgtgttCATAAATAACGGCCAAgatcaatttggtgatcAGTTGAGTATTGGATATCCAGATATATCACAAGAAGCCGTGGCCATTAAAGTTAATAAACGACAAGCGATGAAGAATCATCAATCGATTAGTACATTAGGAGGACATTTACGAACAGCTTCAACTGACTCATTTttcattgatcaattattGAATCGGAAATATGGTACAGCAAGCTCCGCAATGGATAATAAACCTGACCGAATACAGACACAAACGCAAGCACAAGCTCACGCACAGGTGCCACTGGTTAATCGTGTATTTTCTCGTAAAGCCCAGAATCAGCGACGCCAATCACCTTcaatgcaacaacagcaacagcatcaacagcaactaCAAATACCCATCAAGCTTCAAAAGTCATTCAATGTACCACGACGAGGATCGGTTTTCCTGCAGGTACCAcaacaaatgaaacaacaaccacattCATATGCTCCACAACCATTCTTTAGCTCACCACCAGCTACAGCAACACTACAGACACCAATTCATACCCAAGATATCCTCACGCGAATATCCAATCTTGAGTCACTATTAGCGAAACGTATGGTATCAAGCAGTGTGGATGATTCTAAGCTGGTGATGATGTATCGAATAAACGAAATTGAAGCAAGACAAGGGAATAGACTTGGAGATACTCCCAGGCAAAGACGTGGGTATGGTtctgatattgatgatgatgatgatgatgatgatgagttgcTGATAAACTCAGAAAGTGAGGCAGATGACCAAAGAAATAGAGGGCCCGGTggtaatgatgatgatgatgatgatgatgatgatggtaatgatgatgatttggatagTGAGGAGTTGAATCGAACAATCCCATTAAAGTTTAATACATTGAGTGATACAGAAATCGATCAATATGATAGTGATGAAACGTTTTAA
- a CDS encoding Hem3 hydroxymethylbilane synthase (uroporphyrinogen I synthase): MPHTTMPIHDSAYATSQLDISHIQIGGRKSKLAVVQSELVKKAIQDLYPEIDCSILALSTLGDKVQTQPLYSFGGKSLWTKELEILLMDRVDEFPQLDLIVHSLKDMPTHLPEEFELGCIFQREDPRDAIVMKSGSPYTHLRDLPAGSIVGTSSIRRSSQLIKNYPHLKFESVRGNIQTRLRKLDDPENQYCCLILASAGLIRLGLGDRITSCLDDVYYAVGQGALGIEIKKDNHKIREILKQIEDPVATICCLAERSLMRYLEGGCSVPLGVHSEYNQHTQILTVKGIIVSPDGTQAIEAEVCGKINDRDEDCERLGIELGDKLKAQGAQDILDSIDMTRINAKPTEV; this comes from the coding sequence aTGCCACACACTACTATGCCCATACATGATTCCGCTTATGCCACCTCACAACTAGACATATCTCATATACAAATTGGTGGCaggaaatcaaaacttgCTGTAGTACAGCTGGAACTTGTTAAAAAAGCTATACAAGATTTATACccagaaattgattgttcaATACTAGCTTTAAGTACATTGGGAGACAAGGTACAAACACAGCCACTTTATTCTTTTGGTGGTAAAAGTTTATGGACTAAAGAATTGGAGATTCTTTTGATGGACagagttgatgaatttccTCAATTGGACTTAATTGTTCATTCTTTGAAGGATATGCCAACTCATTTACctgaagaatttgaattgggtTGCATATTCCAAAGGGAAGATCCAAGAGATGCTATAGTTATGAAGCTGGGCAGTCCTTATACTCATTTGCGAGATTTACCTGCTGGATCAATAGTTGGTACTTCTTCCATCAGAAGACTgagtcaattgattaaaaacTATCCCCatttaaaatttgaaagtgtACGAGGTAATATACAAACTAGGTTAAGAAAATTGGATGATCCTGAAAATCAATATTGTTGTCTTATATTGGCAAGTGCTGGTTTAATACGGTTAGGATTGGGAGATAGAATAACTTCATGTTTGGATGATGTTTACTATGCTGTGGGACAAGGTGCATTGGGTATTGAAATTAAGAAAGATAATCACAAAATCAGGGAGATTCTCAAACAAATCGAAGATCCAGTAGCAACTATATGTTGTCTTGCTGAACGTTCATTGATGAGATATCTTGAAGGTGGATGTTCAGTTCCATTGGGAGTTCATTCGGAATATAATCAACATACACAAATATTAACAGTAAAAGGGATAATTGTAAGTCCTGATGGTACTCAAGCTATCGAGGCAGAGGTTTGTGGGAAAATAAATGATAGAGATGAAGATTGCGAACGATTGGGAATTGAATTGGGagataaattgaaagctCAAGGAGCTCAGGATATCCTTGATAGTATAGATATGACGAGGATTAATGCCAAACCCACGGAAGTGTAA
- a CDS encoding Dot1 protein gives MKCWFDYLLGKDTTPKVEEELINNKSKQPRSHPTTMETSETTPSNLIRELACSDQPLSKIVNDHSETPWTQVMQVCREILSSGENSTNQLVERKIIVQQILHPNKQPTPDIELDTSIKDEVEAAITRLRRAGLDNSVIEKICSNSNSNVIKLISNNKTKYNNGKKIWQKWTQEEDRLLWMLRIEEKLEWDVIVSLIRSHSENACKHRINGMMLSDDVQHSSLEEEEEEEQVSTDRSSPTLQARITNRSSRVSNSEATSPISANARGWKWTPAEEKLLWESIIVRNLNWNTVLPLFPNRSESGVKAKLWDLKKKHVCTAPKSSHSPEKSFNRMRPITGDQHFSSEEDEEPHVRQFWTDEEDELLWELKTEKQLSWEDIVLHFEHRTQYSCQNRFARIFERFTTKQAPTTKNPSKLQTRTTNESSRATNGEADQHISTNTKRMKWTPEDEELLWELRELHNLDWNEIYPSFPNREHTAVQTKYFELRNKYGNIASKPKALSKKSIRASSKQRHTEIVKQIKRSASEPTEEEKLRECIEVDLTKGNLSYCFPNYAIGDLCTRIESHPDFVEKSLTIGEKSLMTEQVHKGDTVEEIYSDYPLRSKSFVDLKYKEIAYTSSRKIKFKTREERLLYEAGMAYLGSGPSKRSTRRSAGCDVDFDKLEELEQKASRIAPPPKPKIDPEVAAARAKARLEAQERKKAERRRIYELAKARRLANPRDYSKKSSSPLVSLNLIKQLSESAEYFQTVTGDRQKVQEGAKRKRTQTVLFSPVIEVKLKTRARQAQKWELRRKLKEEARLKRELQRKSKKLTTKKKRKLNKKGRHSFDDEYEEFSDFDLRSVEPESQPEEEEEENHISPFDPPDINADTLVPLNDRHLFFKSIYEQEENVTLPELEFRHLREDETAKQAMTTNDGSILYDDELAADVVGSHRKCYRDMPISFPQYSTTPASSSNGSTNINYANSVKIRFFLYPQHCESFVLAEPKDNELDPVHEIIKVFMIHYALYFDYSPTIKTYINELCHKLELAIEANDFSEFMYVIDTWNTLMLRLSPNEEAVARIMETGDDINAGARSLLNESEIRQVRNEDLNLEMFYNEICFESISPVYEPIQGEVEVIEDDVDADISIGKIEPPRNKSPQEREMNFIKPSHYKSDLFKRLREKTSLSRYAIQQILVRVYSRIVSTDSRKLRSYKAFTAEVYGELLPSFTSEVLEKVQLKPTQRFYDLGSGVGNTTLQAALEFGACCSGGCEIMDHASNLTTLQENLIQKHLAVFGLSPLNLKFALKQSFVNNEQVRQDCLASDVLIINNYLFDGDLNDAVGKLLYGIKPGTKIISLRNFISPRYRATFNTAFDFFSVEKHEMSDIMSVSWTANKVPYYISTVEETIRPEYLGREELLGELMLHAGMLSKSTTPSIGDVGDATRGIGRDYDEEDEGSESVHAMDVDGRGGDGVNGDGGESTPPTDHNSEPENDKN, from the coding sequence ATGAAGTGTTGGTTTGATTACTTGCTTGGTAAAGATACTACACCAAAAGTTGAggaagaattgatcaacaacaagagcAAACAACCTCGATCGCACCCTACAACCATGGAAACGTCAGAAACTACACCATCAAATCTAATAAGAGAATTAGCCTGTCTGGATCAACCACTAAGTAAGATAGTAAATGACCATTCAGAAACACCTTGGACGCAGGTGATGCAAGTGTGTCGAGAAATTCTACTGAGTGGTGAAAATAgtacaaatcaattggttgaaagaaaaataattgtGCAACAAATACTACATCCAAACAAACAACCTACACCTGATATTGAACTAGACACCTCAATAAAAGATGAGGTTGAAGCAGCTATCACGAGACTAAGACGTGCTGGCTTGGACAATTCagtgattgaaaaaatatgttcaaattcaaactctaatgtcatcaaattgatatcaaacaataagaCAAAATATAATAATGGGAAAAAAATATGGCAGAAATGGACACAAGAAGAGGACAGGTTGTTATGGATGTTAAGAATAGAAGAGAAATTAGAATGGGATGTGATTGTGTCTTTGATTCGCAGTCATTCAGAAAACGCATGCAAGCATAGAATCAATGGGATGATGTTAAGTGATGATGTACAACATTCCAGCTtagaagaggaagaggaagaagagcAAGTGTCTACTGACAGAAGCTCTCCGACATTACAGGCAAGAATCACGAATAGGTCCTCAAGGGTGTCCAATAGCGAAGCTACTTCACCTATTAGTGCGAATGCCAGAGGTTGGAAGTGGACACCAGCGGaagaaaagttgttgtgGGAGTCAATTATTGTACGAAATCTTAACTGGAACACAGTATTGCCACTATTCCCAAACAGGTCGGAGTCAGGCGTTAAAGCGAAATTATGGGACCTTAAAAAAAAGCATGTTTGTACTGCTCCCAAATCAAGTCACTCTCCCGAAAAATCATTCAACCGAATGAGACCAATTACAGGTGACCAACATTTCAGCTCagaggaagatgaagagcCTCACGTACGCCAATTTTGGACTGACGAGGAGGATGAGTTATTATGGGAATTGAAAACAGAAAAACAACTTTCTTGGGAGGATATTGTACTACATTTTGAGCATCGTACACAGTATTCGTGTCAAAATAGGTTTGCTCGTATATTCGAAAGGTTTACAACGAAACAAGCACCTACCACGAAAAATCCCTCAAAATTACAGACAAGAACTACGAATGAATCCTCGAGAGCAACCAATGGAGAAGCTGATCAGCATATTAGCACGAATACCAAGCGCATGAAGTGGACACCAGAGGATGAGGAATTGTTGTGGGAGCTCAGGGAGTTACACAATCTTGATTGGAACGAAATATATCCCTCATTTCCAAACAGGGAACATACTGCAgttcaaacaaaatattttgaacTTAGAAACAAATACGGAAATATTGCTTCCAAACCAAAAGCTTTATCTAAAAAATCAATTAGAGCTTCAAGCAAACAGAGGCATACCGAAATTGTAAAACAAATCAAGCGGTCAGCTTCAGAACCCACGGAGGAAGAAAAGTTACGCGAATGTATTGAGGTTGACCTCACAAAGGGAAACTTATCATATTGTTTCCCAAATTATGCCATTGGAGATTTATGCACACGTATTGAAAGTCATCctgattttgttgagaaatCGTTAACTATAGGAGAAAAGAGTTTAATGACTGAGCAAGTACATAAAGGAGATacagttgaagaaatataTTCTGATTATCCGTTGAGGTCGAAATCATTTGTCGATCTAAAATATAAGGAGATTGCATACACTAGTCTGAGAAAAATAAAGTTCAAAACCCGAGAGGAAAGATTGTTATATGAAGCTGGTATGGCATACCTTGGAAGCGGACCTTCAAAACGGAGTACTAGAAGAAGTGCGGGCTGTGATGTTGACTTTGATAAACTTGAGGAATTGGAACAAAAAGCAAGTAGGATTGCCCCACCTCCAAAACCTAAAATTGATCCTGAAGTTGCGGCTGCCAGAGCTAAAGCAAGGCTCGAAGCAcaagagagaaagaaggCTGAAAGGAGACGCATATATGAATTGGCCAAAGCTAGAAGGTTGGCGAACCCACGGGATTATTCGAAAAAATCTTCGTCTCCACTAGTAAGTCTCAACCTCATTAAACAGTTGAGTGAAAGTGCTGAATATTTCCAAACTGTAACTGGTGACAGACAAAAAGTTCAAGAGGGTGCTAAGCGAAAACGTACTCAAACTGTTCTTTTCTCCCCTGTTATTGAagtgaaattgaaaactagAGCTCGTCAAGCTCAAAAATGGGAGTTGCGAAGAAAGTTGAAGGAGGAAGcaagattgaaaagggagttgcaaagaaaatcaaagaaattgacaacgaagaagaagagaaagcTTAATAAAAAAGGAAGACATagttttgatgatgaatatgaagaGTTTAGTGATTTCGATTTACGCAGTGTGGAGCCGGAATCTCAACcggaagaagaggaagaagaaaatcatATCAGTCCCTTCGATCCTCCAGATATCAACGCTGATACATTAGTGCCCTTGAATGATCGTCATTTGTTTTTTAAATCGATTTATGAACAGGAGGAGAACGTTACATTACCTGAATTGGAATTTAGGCATTTGCGAGAAGATGAAACTGCAAAGCAAGCGATGACAACCAATGATGGCTCTATCttatatgatgatgagcTTGCTGCTGATGTAGTTGGGTCGCATAGAAAATGTTATCGTGATATGCCAATCTCGTTCCCTCAATATTCCACCACTCCggcatcatcatcaaatggCAGTACCAATATCAACTACGCCAATAGTGTCAAGATCCGGTTCTTTTTGTACCCGCAGCATTGTGAACTGTTTGTGCTTGCCGAACCAAAGGATAATGAATTAGACCCAGTGCATGAAATCATCAAGGTGTTTATGATCCATTATGCGTTGTATTTTGATTACTCACCAACTATCAAAACCTATATCAATGAATTATGCCACAAGTTGGAATTGGCAATTGAAGCTAATGATTTTAGTGAGTTTATGTATGTTATTGATACTTGGAATACGTTGATGTTGAGGTTATCTCCTAACGAAGAAGCAGTTGCCAGGATTATGGAAACTGGCGATGACATAAATGCTGGTGCAAGATCATTACTTAACGAATCGGAAATTAGACAAGTCAGGAATGaggatttgaatttggaaatgtttTACAATGAAATTTGCTTTGAATCAATAAGTCCTGTTTATGAACCGATTCAAGGTGAAGTTGAAGtcattgaagatgatgtaGATGCTgatatttcaattggtaAAATTGAGCCACCTCGAAATAAGTCACCACAGGAGAGAGAAATGAATTTCATCAAGCCATCACATTATAAGTCAGACTTGTTTAAACGATTACGCGAAAAAACATCATTATCTCGATACGCAATCCAACAAATCCTTGTTCGTGTTTATTCACGAATCGTTTCCACAGATTCAAGAAAATTACGATCTTATAAAGCATTTACAGCTGAAGTCTATGGAGAGCTACTCCCTTCATTTACAAGTgaagttttggaaaaggtGCAGTTGAAACCAACGCAGAGATTTTACGATTTAGGATCTGGTGTAGGAAACACTACGTTACAAGCTGCATTAGAATTTGGAGCTTGTTGCTCTGGTGGTTGTGAAATCATGGATCATGCTTCAAACTTGACTACATTGCAAGAAAATTTAATACAAAAGCATTTGGCGGTGTTTGGATTATCTCCGttaaacttgaaatttgctttgaaacaatCATTTGTAAACAATGAACAAGTTCGTCAAGATTGTCTTGCTTCTGATGTAttaatcatcaacaattatttatttgatggtgatttgaatgatgcTGTGGGTAAATTACTTTATGGTATAAAGCCAGGGACAAAGATTATCAGTTTGAGAAATTTCATTAGTCCTAGGTACAGAGCTACATTCAACACCgcatttgatttcttttcgGTGGAGAAACATGAGATGAGTGACATTATGTCCGTTAGTTGGACAGCAAATAAAGTGCCGTATTATATTTCCACGGTGGAAGAGACTATTCGACCAGAATATTTAGGAAGGGAGGAGTTGTTGGGAGAATTGATGTTGCATGCGGGTATGTTATCGAAATCGACAACCCCGTccattggtgatgttgGTGATGCAACTCGTGGAATCGGCCGCgattatgatgaagaagatgaaggaAGTGAGAGTGTACATGCTATGGACGTCGACGGTCGTGGTGGTGATGGCGTCAATGGTGATGGCGGTGAACTGACGCCACCTACCGATCACAATTCGGAACCCGAAAATGACAAGAATTAA